A single region of the Salvia miltiorrhiza cultivar Shanhuang (shh) chromosome 8, IMPLAD_Smil_shh, whole genome shotgun sequence genome encodes:
- the LOC130996567 gene encoding monodehydroascorbate reductase, translating to MAEKSFKYVIIGGGVAAGYAAREFAKQGVKPGELAIISKEAVAPYERPALSKAYLFPEGTARLPGFHVCVGSGGERLLPEWYTEKGISLLLNTEIVKADLASKTLISAAGETFKYQTLIVATGSTVIRLTDFGVEGADAKSIFYLREIDDADKLVEAIKTKKNGKALIVGGGYIGLELSAALRMNNIDVCMVYPEPWCMPRLFTAGIASFYESYYANKGIDIIKGTVAVGFGKNENGEVVDVKLKDGRVLEADIVVVGVGGRPLTTLVKGQVEEEKGGIKTDAFFKTSSPDVYAVGDVATFPLKLFNELRRVEHVDHARKSAEQAVKAIFASEQGSHIEEYDYLPYFYSRAFDLSWQFYGDNVGETVLFGDNNPTSATHKFGTYWIKDGKVVGVFLESGTPEENKAIAKLARLQPPVDSLDQLAAEGLAFANKI from the exons ATGGCAGAGAAGTCATTCAAGTACGTGATCATCGGTGGTGGCGTCGCTGCC GGCTATGCTGCTCGGGAGTTCGCCAAGCAGGGAGTTAAACCCGGTGAACTGGCCATCATTTCCAAGGAGGCG GTGGCTCCTTATGAACGCCCAGCACTTAGTAAGGCATATCTGTTCCCTGAGG GAACTGCCAGACTCCCAGGTTTCCATGTGTGTGTTGGAAGTGGAGGAGAGAGGCTCCTTCCCGAGTGGTATACTGAGAAAG GGATATCTTTGCTCCTCAACACGGAAATAGTCAAAGCAGATCTTGCTTCAAAGACACTTATCAGTGCAGCTGGTGAAACTTTTAAATATCAGACATTGATTGTAGCAACTGGCTCTACT GTTATTAGGTTGACGGACTTTGGCGTAGAAGGTGCTGATGCCAAAAGCATCTTTTATTTGAGAGAAATTGATGATGCCGACAAACTTGTTGAAGCaatcaaaacaaagaaaaacggGAAAGCTTTGATTGTTGGTGGTGGATACATAGGCTTGGAGCTAAGTGCTGCTCTGAGAATGAATAACATTGATGTCTGCATGGTTTACCCTGAACCTTGGTGCA TGCCTAGACTATTCACTGCCGGCATAGCTTCCTTCTATGAGAGCTACTATGCAAATAAGGGAATTGATATCATCAAGGGCACTGTAGCTGTTGGGTTTGGGAAGAATGAAAATGGAGAG GTTGTAGATGTAAAACTCAAGGATGGTAGGGTTCTAGAAGCCgatattgttgttgttggtgtAGGTGGAAGGCCCCTCACAACTCTAGTTAAAGGCCAGGTTGAAGAAGAGAAGGGAGGAATCAAG ACTGATGCTTTCTTCAAGACAAGCAGTCCTGATGTATATGCCGTGGGTGATGTTGCTACATTCCCCTTGAAATTATTCAATGAGCTGAGGAGAGTTGAGCATGTTGATCATGCACGCAAATCTGCTGAACAGGCTGTTAAG GCAATATTTGCAAGTGAACAAGGGAGTCATATTGAGGAATACGACTACCTCCCATACTTCTACTCCCGTGCCTTCGACCTGTCGTGGCAGTTCTACGGTGACAACGTAGGTGAGACCGTCCTATTTGGAGACAACAACCCAACATCGGCAACTCACAAGTTTGGAACATATTGGATCAAAGATGGGAAGGTGGTTGGCGTGTTTCTGGAGAGTGGCACTCCCGAAGAGAACAAGGCCATTGCCAAACTCGCGAGGCTCCAGCCTCCAGTAGACAGCTTGGATCAACTAGCCGCAGAGGGTCTTGCCTTTGCAAACAAAATTTGA